A segment of the Sander lucioperca isolate FBNREF2018 chromosome 7, SLUC_FBN_1.2, whole genome shotgun sequence genome:
GAACTCTGGTCCAGTCTGCAGGGCCTGAGGAGACCAGACCAGAATGAGAGAGTCTCCAGTACACTTTTACTTGTTAATGTATGTTCTTCATCACATTGACATGTTCATTGGCAGCTAATGTGGTCAACcatgtcacatacaatattctgtagagcaatttaaaaaagcccttataatttaataatataatatatataatataatatataatatataataactttttttttactggctgGTGTAAGATTAGAGTAAAGGTAGTCAATAACGCCACACATAATGCTAGGGGAATgcagattttatttaaaatgtgattttaaaattattataatcTTTTTTTAGTCTTTAGTATaattatttctattttaaaacaatatccatTCTGACTCCCTTTGTGGCTATTAATGAATGTTGctcaattaaatattttatataacCCTAAATAATTAACTATAGCTTAATCTGACAAGCTACAGGCAAAAGCTAAAGTACATTGTTCTTCTGGCAGTTATTACAGttctcatacttttattttgacacgttaatgttacttcctgtccagagcgcattggttttagtcaactttgatcttaacacgtaagaccaaaataacattataaacgagacctgtgttccatcagattttcaatgattatgcacattataaaaatgagcccgtattctcgctcttgggttaaaacggaaacatgaataacaaaaaaacaacagttgaaaaacaagcagttttccagttaatttttaatttgtatggacattggaaaaacgagaaaacgaagctcatagttttgtttttccatcTTTTCCAACTGCAGCAAACTATATTGCACACTGAATATTAAAACAGAGAATATTGCACAGAATGTGAAGTATTGCACTACACTACAGGGTCCAGTTTAATAACAAAGGGTCCATGTGTCAGACACTTTACTATCTCGAGGCCATGAGATActatctcgaggccacgagaCCCAACCACACCTCCAATAGTTGCATAGTATTTCCATGTGGAATCTCGCCTAGCCAGAACTCCCATAATTACAATACATTTCCAACAACATTAGATGTCTGAACAAGTTGTCCTGTATCTTTCTAATAATCAGAACTACAAAAGTACTAACAACAATACAATAGTTTAAAACTGATTGGGGAATCCAATCAAACCAGTCAAACCATAAAGGAGGCTTGGTTCTCAAGTTTTGCATGAACCCATGATCCAGTACCTACAGATACAGACCTCTGTACTGTCGAATATCACTCATCCATGAACCACTGTGTTTTCTGAATCATGCTTTTTATACCACCGTTGTCcttttcttctttacttttCTATCCCCTTATGATTTGTTTGCCTTTTTCTGCATGGAGGCTATTTCTGTCACAGATGATAATGCACAGAAAAGTAGAAATAGATTACTAAGAAGAACATTTTTGGCTTCACCTTCATACGGAGCCCCTAAGGCATGaaagccgtatatcgatcaccccctaaaaaatgacaaacttttctggtaagatacttgtacttttactcaagtactgctttcaagtactttatacaagactgcttCTAACAAAAGGCCTCTTGTTCTTCCACCAGGTCCTCAGTGACACATGGTCATTTTTGCCAGAATGCAAATTTGGTGGTCAGCTGCAGCATGGATCTTATGAAACTATGTTGTTGTTGGTGATATACCATTCAAGGGTGATCATTTCGAGTATATCTTCTCCAAACTTACAATGAACACAGACAACTGAGCTATAGTTGTTCAACTGAGCTTCTCAAGAATGACCAGATTTGTACGGTACACTTCTTACTCTGTAGAGGgcatgttgtgatgttgagcaCCTGGGCAGCTTTAAGAGATGGTTGGCTATAACTTCACTTAAAAATCATCACAATTCAAACATCAAccagttttatatatatatatatatatatatatatatatatatatatatatatatatatatatatatatatatgctttatTTCCAAATGAGGATAAAAAACAATGATTAATATTTGACATTATTTCAAACATAGGCCTTTGTCTCAGCACAAGAAAACAAAATTCTGTTGGCCTGCAATACCAACCCCACGGCCTGTAAAATCCATAACTAAGTCCCAAATATGGCTATCACTTTTCTTGACACTATAATAATTACGTAGGTAATACACAGTATATTCAACCATACATTCTGCATAAGTGGGACCTTTGACACCCAGCCACACCTCCAATAGTTGCATAGTATTTCCATGTGGAATCTCGCCTAGCCAGAACTCCCATAATTACAATACATTTCCAACAACATTAGACGTCTGAACAAGTTGTACTGTATCTTTCTAATAATCAGAACTACAAAAGTACTAACAACAATACAATAGTTTAAAACTGATTGGGGAATCCAATCAAACCAGTCAAACCATAAAGGAGGCTTGGTTCTCAAGTTTTGCATGAACCCATGATCCAGTAACCAGTTATTCCACTGGTTACTGGAATAGTAACcagtccgacggccgattatcgggttggtgtgtcagggcaaTAAGATGTAGCTTTAAGGTTTTAGTTCTATAACAATTGGCCAACTATTACAAATACTACATCTGGAGGCATTTTAATGCAATAGGTTTGGTGCTGTTAGGTAAATTTCAggtttgaaaaatataaatgttcTTCTTAGTAATCTATTTCTACTTTTCTGTGCATTATCATCTGTGACAGAAATAGCCTCCATGCAGAAAAAggcaaacaaaaaagaaaaggacaacTGTGGTATAAAAAGCATGATTCAGAAAACAAAGTGGTTCATGGATGAGTGATATTcaagaaaaggcagtcggactgtgCTTCGGTGTGtcccgaggcactttttggacctcggggagccgttggccttcattttggctgacctgacatgctcagtcggagacagggcagttggGGCTCACCCTGAAacaacctttgtcgatctgaaatgaagacagattcagcaactgcatggcctatttctcgcttaaaatgttttgagaaacacgtttcggttaactattttagtacaatatgagatcgtattctgaacaagttGCCATGActgtctggctgtgaatttctggagaaaaaagacccacgtgacctGTTTGTCCtgtcagctgccggttttcattttctgggaaacaatacagagaagcggcgcctgctgctatggagacgtattacatttcgcgcacgcgcagagcgtacgcttaagtcggcgtcgccttagtgtgttttgaggcatttttttggacctcggggacccgactgatcagtccgacttccttttctgccgacggtcggccgtctggttggtgtgtaacctcTCTTATGCTATGCCCCAGGTTTTAATCTGATGAAAACCCAAACATTTGCATTAACTTTTCTGCTTGATAGAATATATTTGGTGTCCTTGAGTGGAAGATTGAAGGGAAGAAAAAGGATCAACATGCATTTATAAATTGCATAATTTTGGGTATCTCCTTCATAAGCAGTATTTATAAGATGATGTGTGTCAGCGATCCCAGCAATGCTCTTTGCCACACAATAACTGTAATATAGACAGACCTCCTGGGAGACAGCTTGCATATCTTTGACAGTACCCTGGTCCAATTAGCAAATATAACTCTTCAGTTTTAtataactcttttttttttattggcagAATAATAAATAGTACAAATAATGACTTTGTCCATTCATAAACTGTTGAGCAAATGTCCATTTTACACATTCAGGTGATATTATTCACTGACCAATGAGCAGAGAAGTTCACTTCTTGTTGGCCACACGCTTTAAAaggctttgattatgttttgGATTTCCCATTTTTGGCCAGAGCATTCCTGTATTAGAAGCAGGCCGTTCTTAATCTCCAGACACCTTTTTGTATCTCTGTTCTTCAGTTCTTTGCCCTGGAGAAGAAAAATAAGTGTCAAATATGCAAACGCACAGCCTGTCATACAATATTTAGACAATCAGTCGATAGTTTGAGCTATGAGTCACCCTGAACTCATCCACCCTATGTTTTATATAAAAGGGTGAGACACACTGACTTTTAACTTTTACTATTTtactggaataaaaaaaaaaaaatccttttgcCACAGCTCTTCCCTGACTTTTATATACTTTgctatttgttttaataatagTTTAACAACGTGTAATACCTGAGTGAAGTCCCAGTAAATCCCCATTCCTTTCTGCTTAGCCTCTTTGCAGTTATGAAGGCCAGGCTCCGTTTCTTTTTTCCCCGGGTCAGTTAAACACCGGTTGTCATTGTACTTGTGGGACTTGATGCCGCCGATATAGAGCTCACCATCTGACCGATAATaacacatctaaaaaaaaataataataattaaaagtcAAGCAGAAAGCAGATTGGTCAGTTACTGTAAATAAGCCAAACGGCAGCAAAGACACAATATTTCCAATTGCCACTGGTAACTTTTCAGTGACTATAATCATTAATCTTGACAACCACTTGCTTTACTTACTTGAGGTCCATAGTAGTAGCAATTGTAGGCAATGGGTGTGTGACCTGGTACTGGTCCTTGGTCTATGCACCTGTCAGCATCAAGATTCCTCATCTATAAATGGGGGAGTTCATCATTTTATCAAACCCAATGAAAATGTATCCAATACTATGACATGTATCATTAAAATACACAATATAATGTAGCAGTGCACATGTGGCGCGCACACCCTGCAGTACTGCctctaacacacatacaaagatacATTAGATACAACTAAACTTACTCCTCCATAGGCAACTAGGTCAGTCAAGGGATCCAACTTGGGATACACATTTTCCAGATACCATTTGAAAGGTTTACAGTGCAACCTTTCCCTCAGTTTTTTCCTTTCAGAGATATCCCCAATGTCAATTCCGTGATTCTGCAGAGAATAAGGCATGATTTGTTTGTCACATTTGTACTCATAAGATAAGCTTTTCATTATGGACCCTTGGACGTTCATTCTGCATCCTGTGTGTATGAGGCATGCAGTATTCCATAGAAAGGGCGtcattatttttgttgtacttgacTACATTTGAAGTACCTCAAACGGCAAGTTCCAAGCCAAGTTGACGTTGTGTTTGTATTCATCCATCCAGACTTCTGCTACCCTCAGGGCGTTTCTCTTCATGGCTTTGCTCAGGTCAGGCATGTAGGGCTTGTGGGCCCTCTCAATGTGGGCGATCTTGGAGCATGGAACTACTTCAATACTGCCTCCACATGTCCACACCTATATGAGCAACAAAAAAGCTTAGCTTTATACTACTTGATAAAAACGGAATAATTGATCAGTTACCAATGATAATTGTGCAAGTGCAaagcatgaataaaaacaaaggtTAAGAGTTAATAAGAGCTACTTAGAAATTCACAAACTGTGGGTAGCACCGCCACTTGTTATATGCACTTAACAGTTTGTAGGGCTCCATCTCTGGGAGACCCCTGCAGCTGACCCATAAagttaataattataataatagaaCATTTGCCAGAGAACCAGTGGAGACTCAAGGAAGTTACTACTCCTAGCCAACAAATAGTCCCTCAGGGGAATTTTTGTACAGAtttcattatattatattatatatgagtGCCAAAAGGACACAACTGAAATAATGACAAATAGAAAACAAGGCATAACAGTGAAATGGCTCAAGTGAGCTTAACGCTGTGCTAAAAGGTGGGTAGATCATGCTAACAACACTCGGGGTGCGTTATCAGACTTTACAGGagaaccaaaacaaattttgaTCAAACTTGAATCAGCAGCTATTGCCATGTACTGAACAcaatatttgattattttgtgTTATCAGATTGAACATTATCATAAACAGACAATATTGCTACAGTTTAGATTGAAAACTATTTATTGATCTTAAAAATGACAAGAGTGGGCCTTTTTGACACAAACAGTTTCCCCAATATGATTCAGAATATGGGCTTATGGAAGTAAGCAATTGTAAAccacattcattttatttaaaatgcattAATTACACTTCAATCCACACTgaataaagataagaacaaatATCTTCATCTTGAAGTAATGCTCAGCAACTTTCATCAAGGCTTTTACTCTTAAAATTTTAAAACCGTCGTTAACACATACACTATTTATATAACCGCATGTGCATTAACcttttatataaacatttactTACTATTCTGTACATTCATTAGTATGTCTGGAAAATGTTTGTGCTAAAAAGGCGTATCCCACTGTTTTGCCATTTTTACAATGTTTGATAAGTATTTTTAAACCTTAACTGTAGCAATAGTGAGCATCTTATAACACAAAAAGATCAAATATTGTGTTCATTACATGGCAATAGGACTCAACTCTGGTCAAAATCTATTTTGGCTCTCCTGTAAAATCTGACATAATGCCTTGTGTTGTGTTAAATAATTTAggtttagaggtgctggtgggTGGATTATGTTACCTTAGGACAGAGACAGGCTAGCTGTTGTcttcctgtttccagtcttaatgctaagtAAGCAAAGTGGATGCTAGCTGTAGCTTGttatttaccatacagacacaaaagtggtatcaatctcaTTTAACtgtcagcaagaaagtgaacaaaacATGATCCAGTTAAGTCTAAATCGAGTAATCCATGTATTTCAAGGTTTATTAGACGCAAACACTGCACAGCTGTTAATAATACTATGATACAGGATTATACAAATCTGGAAAGATATTACGGCAGGAATCTGTCCCAACGATTGTGAGGTAACCAGTTCTGGTTTTACTAAGTAAGAGGGGCAATTGTACTGAACCCGTGGATCAACTTGCTACAAGTTGGCCCGGGACTGTGCCATCAGGTGTTAGATAGGTGAAGCTTACTCACTCGAATGCCCAGCTCAACATTTTCTCCACCGTACACTTTCATTCCTTCATCGAGGAGTCCGATTTCTCCCAGATACTTTCTTTCAGCAACTAGGATCCCCATGACCGATGGACTTCTGGAGTGAAAGAAGAGACCCGTTACTACTGtataatttaaaaacatgttgaatCACCATAAGCATAAAAGTAAAGCTTTCAGATCATTAATAATGCCTTATCCAAGATACGTATATGTATACGATATGTTTGACACATATGTAAGTTGGAACAAGACTGAGCAATTTCACTTAAAACTTACTTTCCAGGCAACGAGCCGTCTTTGAGTTTGTAATACTCGTCTGAAAAACTCTCATACATGCACCATAAAGCCCAGTCGAAGGCGTGTGATGCTGGCTGGTATGGAATAACCGTGAGGTCATCAAAGTTTACTTTGTCAAACACAGGGGATGTCACCACCGTTCGGTCAGCCTTGATCTGCGTCAGCAGGGGTTCCGCCCTGAAAGAGGGGAAGGGAGGAGAGGTGACTTACCCATCACTTCATTAAACTGTTGTTTACCTGTCTCTTTCTATGAAATGACTGTAACTCCGGAATGGGAGCTGGCATGTGTTCTGACGTGCCATTCACTCCTTTAGTTGATCAGAGGCTGCTGAGATCAAGCATTCCAAACAGACAGAACACATCCAAATGGTTTTGAATACTTCCATCTCCTGTACATTAAGTTTCATTTGTACGCAACCCAAGGGAACATTGGTGCAGCATTTGGAAGGTGGAGGGAGCTTCAGACTGAAAAATGTTCAATTTTGATGCAGAGATCTAGTTAATGTTACCCAAGTTAGACTGTTTTGTTTTGCCTAAAgcacaattacaaagtcagcttGCCAAACTTACTATTGCAGTATAAATGAGCCTGTGACTAGAAGGTTGCAAGTCTGAGCAGCACTCGCCCTACCCTCGTTACCACCACTGTGCAAGACCTTTAATGCCCTCATTGCCTACGTGGTAATGCCAGTACACccgactgtggttgtactgggatAAGTCTGTACTTGGACTGGGCTGTTGCAAATGTGTAAACAGGGCGTTCCGAAAAAAGTTGTTGTTAGCAAAACATATTGTGGTTTATCAAGGGCTAAGATGTGAGGTACGCCAACTTTGGCATCAGCTCACCAGAGTCAGTTTGCACTTGGTGGTGGTATAGACACTTCCCTGCATACCATTTGATAACTGTAAACATGGTAAACTTATAGCACCTTTAATGTGGAATCAAAAATGACATACATGCCAGTGAAAATGGTATACATAAACCAGGCATAAAAGATTTATTGTTGCCTCATTCTTACCACAGCTCATGGACTTCGATGTGCGCATCCAGGATGGCCACCACGTCAGCAGTAGCAGCCCTCCAGCCAGAAGCCCTGGCGTGAGACAGGCCATAAGACACATTGTGCCTCACCCTTTTAATAGAGAGACTGGGGTCCTCCTGCTCGAGCGACTTCACGTACATGTCAAGGTCACCCTTCAGGTTTTCTAAATTGAGAGAAAATGCgggcatttatttttttatttatttttttgattagGGGTGTGACAGATATTTTTACCATAGAAAGTTTAGACGGGGCAGTGACACCAGTTTCCATACCGATTACCCAGAGTGCAAAGTACACTTAAAATTTTGAGAGCAACAGTTGTGATCGTAGATGTGCCTCACATGCTCACAAACTACATGATGCAATTGAAATGAAATTTAAACATTAAGTTGATGTTGTGACGGTATCCAATTTGAAGTTGTAGTTAGTGATGATGTACTGACTAAAAAGGTGTTTCTAATGTTTTATTCACCCATGCATGTACATTAGGATGGACAAGAATGAGAAACACCATTAGTATATTGCAATCCAGTGCCACTCCACCACTAATTACAGTTTTGAAATGACTAAATGCTGTTACATCATACTGGGGTTTATGTGCTCTTAAAAAAAGGAGTAAAATGCTTATTTGCCTTTTCTTGTTGAGAATTGAGAGGATCGGCACCACTATCATGTCTGTCTGGTAAATATAAGGCTACAGCCAGCActtggttagcttagcataaagacgggGAACAAAGGAAAACCActagcttggctctgtccaaagctcACAAAGTCCACCTTGCCGaaactctaaagctcactaataaacacatacagtatttgttaaATGTGTACAATAACCGTGATATAAAAACGCCAATGTATGGTTTTCCTGGGGGTTATGTGCTGGAGCTTTACCATCCTAAATTCTTGTTGTTACCATATCtatggcacaaaaaaaaaaattgttgttttcatacttttttgaacagataaaacaaacaagGTGTAACATATTAATCAGTGAGCTTTAAACGTACTAGTAGGcagattgttttttgtttttttctaactttGGACAAAGccgggctagctgtttccactctttatgctaagctaag
Coding sequences within it:
- the LOC116053824 gene encoding probable polypeptide N-acetylgalactosaminyltransferase 8 isoform X1, which produces MRRVSFKRSIVILGGIGLLVYVGMFLKGRYEPEDETDKQLDTPRMSRSFSDLETSINNLHNVVRAFEKKQDTMQKMLEEDRLRWRKAAEVEQPAVKTQPEQQEKPEAKVPDQEKKSNKLFPKSPLFVTWGENLSEDDQREAQVLFDKYGYNVFLSDRLPLDRALPDTRDPRCLKKSYPEDLPSIGVVLIYLNEALSIIKRAMRSIIDRTPKHLLKEIILVDDNSSEENLKGDLDMYVKSLEQEDPSLSIKRVRHNVSYGLSHARASGWRAATADVVAILDAHIEVHELWAEPLLTQIKADRTVVTSPVFDKVNFDDLTVIPYQPASHAFDWALWCMYESFSDEYYKLKDGSLPGKSPSVMGILVAERKYLGEIGLLDEGMKVYGGENVELGIRVWTCGGSIEVVPCSKIAHIERAHKPYMPDLSKAMKRNALRVAEVWMDEYKHNVNLAWNLPFENHGIDIGDISERKKLRERLHCKPFKWYLENVYPKLDPLTDLVAYGGMRNLDADRCIDQGPVPGHTPIAYNCYYYGPQMCYYRSDGELYIGGIKSHKYNDNRCLTDPGKKETEPGLHNCKEAKQKGMGIYWDFTQGKELKNRDTKRCLEIKNGLLLIQECSGQKWEIQNIIKAF
- the LOC116053824 gene encoding probable polypeptide N-acetylgalactosaminyltransferase 8 isoform X2 — translated: MIVSWRTGISFTERVTDREVVRRKLDRIEKILNKLDNVVRAFEKKQDTMQKMLEEDRLRWRKAAEVEQPAVKTQPEQQEKPEAKVPDQEKKSNKLFPKSPLFVTWGENLSEDDQREAQVLFDKYGYNVFLSDRLPLDRALPDTRDPRCLKKSYPEDLPSIGVVLIYLNEALSIIKRAMRSIIDRTPKHLLKEIILVDDNSSEENLKGDLDMYVKSLEQEDPSLSIKRVRHNVSYGLSHARASGWRAATADVVAILDAHIEVHELWAEPLLTQIKADRTVVTSPVFDKVNFDDLTVIPYQPASHAFDWALWCMYESFSDEYYKLKDGSLPGKSPSVMGILVAERKYLGEIGLLDEGMKVYGGENVELGIRVWTCGGSIEVVPCSKIAHIERAHKPYMPDLSKAMKRNALRVAEVWMDEYKHNVNLAWNLPFENHGIDIGDISERKKLRERLHCKPFKWYLENVYPKLDPLTDLVAYGGMRNLDADRCIDQGPVPGHTPIAYNCYYYGPQMCYYRSDGELYIGGIKSHKYNDNRCLTDPGKKETEPGLHNCKEAKQKGMGIYWDFTQGKELKNRDTKRCLEIKNGLLLIQECSGQKWEIQNIIKAF